A segment of the Streptomyces sp. NBC_01235 genome:
CCCGCCGCCATCGAACAGGCCGAGCCGACCTCGCCCTGGCAGCCGACCTCGGCGCCGGAGATGGAGGCGTTCTCCTTGAAGAGCATGCCGATCGCGCCGGCGGCCAACAGGAAGCGCACCACGCCGTCCTCGTCCGCGCCGGGCACGAAGTTCATGTAGTAGTGCAGGACCGCGGGGATGATGCCGGCCGCGCCGTTCGTGGGAGCCGTGACCACCCGTCCACCGGCCGCGTTCTCCTCGTTCACCGCCATCGCGTAGAGCGTGATCCACTCCATGGAGTGCGCCAACGGGTCGCCCTCGGCGCGGAGTTGACGGGCCGTCATCGCGGCGCGACGGCGCACCCGCAGGCCGCCCGGGAGGATGCCCTCGCGGGACATGCCCCGGGACACGCACAGCTGCATCACGCGCCAGATCTCCAGCAGCCCGGCCCGGATCTCGTCCTCGGTGCGCCAGGCGCGCTCGTTCTCCAGCATGAGAGCGGAGATCGACAGGCCGGTCTCCTTCGTCAGGCGCAGCAGCTCGTCGCCCGTGCGGAAGGGGTACTTCAGGACCGTGTCGTCGAGTTTGATGCGGTCCGCGCCGACCGCCTCCTCGTCCACGACGAACCCGCCGCCGACCGAGTAGTACGTCTTGGAGAGCAACTCCGTGCCCTGCGCGTCGTACGCCCACAGCGTCATGCCGTTCGCGTGGTACGGCAGGGCCTTGCGGCGGTGCAGGACCAGGTCGTCGTCGAAGGAGAACGGGATCTCGTGCGAGTCCAGCAGCCGCAGCCGGCCGGACCCCTTGATCTGCTCCACCCTGTCGTCCGCCCCCTCCACGTCCACCGTGCGCGGCGAGGAGCCCTCCAGGCCGAGCAGGACCGCCTTCGGGGTGCCGTGGCCG
Coding sequences within it:
- a CDS encoding L-serine ammonia-lyase, with product MAISVFDLFSIGIGPSSSHTVGPMRAARMFARRLRNEDLLDAVASVRGELYGSLGATGHGHGTPKAVLLGLEGSSPRTVDVEGADDRVEQIKGSGRLRLLDSHEIPFSFDDDLVLHRRKALPYHANGMTLWAYDAQGTELLSKTYYSVGGGFVVDEEAVGADRIKLDDTVLKYPFRTGDELLRLTKETGLSISALMLENERAWRTEDEIRAGLLEIWRVMQLCVSRGMSREGILPGGLRVRRRAAMTARQLRAEGDPLAHSMEWITLYAMAVNEENAAGGRVVTAPTNGAAGIIPAVLHYYMNFVPGADEDGVVRFLLAAGAIGMLFKENASISGAEVGCQGEVGSACSMAAGALAEVLGGSPEQVENAAEIGMEHNLGLTCDPVGGLVQIPCIERNGMAAVKAVTAARMAMRGDGSHKVSLDKVIKTMKDTGADMSVKYKETARGGLAVNIIEC